A part of Sulfurifustis variabilis genomic DNA contains:
- a CDS encoding bifunctional serine/threonine-protein kinase/universal stress protein, whose product MSATRPETTARRPQPSASLCLVSGELQPNSVVDGMTVERKIGEGAMASLYLVRSDAGEPLVIKVPCHSLQADPVSLVAFENELRLAPYLQEFPYAYMPRIRREGSGDYLVMDYIQGVDLWSYLKEHGCLAELEAIALAKKIVRATAELHKRRIVHLDLKLSNVMITPAREVRLIDFGLANHLDLPDLIHESFREPKGTPAYIAPEQFIGIRDEPRSDIFSVGTMLFEMTTGKLPFPDAQTPLDVIRRIKRAPCSPCRLNPALSSRFEALVLRCLAANPEDRFATMDALYRELDNWAPPETPTSRGVERESWMRRLTRLPSRWTEGLLSRTDHFTPLRRWAENRCASAARPFRMMAALALRGDRHQEAVNVEILRQAFQMARLRPSFVSVMTVVQVDVGMASGEKADEILNEHLIKARRALALLVGKVEKHGTPFGINVVTGNVVDAVREFANDYRIDLVVIGCRPRRSFPGFGQGRTGQKILASVKRSVLAVQTRDATVAS is encoded by the coding sequence ATGTCCGCAACGCGCCCCGAGACGACCGCCCGACGCCCGCAGCCGAGCGCTTCCCTGTGCCTGGTCTCGGGCGAGCTCCAGCCCAATAGCGTCGTCGACGGCATGACGGTCGAGCGCAAGATCGGGGAGGGCGCGATGGCCAGTCTCTACCTGGTCCGTAGCGATGCCGGCGAGCCACTTGTCATCAAGGTTCCCTGCCATTCGCTGCAAGCGGATCCCGTCAGCCTGGTCGCCTTCGAGAACGAGCTTCGTCTGGCGCCGTACCTTCAGGAATTTCCTTACGCTTACATGCCGCGCATTCGCCGGGAGGGGTCCGGCGACTATCTGGTCATGGACTACATCCAAGGCGTCGACCTCTGGTCCTATCTCAAAGAACACGGCTGCCTGGCCGAGCTCGAAGCGATCGCGCTGGCGAAAAAAATCGTTCGTGCCACGGCCGAGCTGCACAAGCGACGCATCGTGCATCTCGATCTCAAGCTCTCGAATGTGATGATCACCCCGGCGCGCGAGGTGCGGCTGATCGACTTCGGGCTCGCCAACCACCTCGATCTCCCGGACCTCATCCACGAATCGTTTCGCGAGCCAAAGGGCACGCCGGCCTACATCGCGCCGGAACAGTTCATCGGGATCCGCGACGAGCCGCGCAGCGACATCTTCTCGGTCGGAACCATGCTCTTCGAGATGACCACGGGAAAGCTGCCTTTTCCCGATGCCCAGACGCCGCTCGACGTCATCCGCCGGATCAAGCGCGCCCCGTGCTCGCCATGCAGGCTCAATCCGGCCTTGAGCAGCCGCTTCGAGGCCCTCGTACTCAGATGTCTTGCAGCCAACCCGGAAGATCGCTTCGCGACCATGGACGCGCTCTACCGCGAACTCGACAATTGGGCGCCCCCGGAGACCCCGACGTCCCGCGGTGTGGAGCGCGAGTCTTGGATGCGGCGCCTGACCCGCCTGCCCTCCCGATGGACCGAAGGCCTCCTGTCCCGGACCGACCACTTCACGCCACTGCGGCGGTGGGCGGAGAACCGCTGTGCCAGCGCGGCAAGGCCGTTCCGGATGATGGCCGCCCTTGCGCTGCGCGGTGACCGTCACCAGGAGGCGGTGAACGTCGAGATCCTGCGCCAGGCGTTTCAGATGGCGCGACTGCGACCTTCGTTCGTTTCCGTCATGACGGTGGTGCAGGTGGACGTGGGAATGGCATCAGGAGAGAAAGCCGACGAGATCCTGAACGAGCATCTCATCAAGGCGAGGAGAGCGCTCGCCCTGCTCGTCGGCAAAGTGGAAAAGCACGGTACCCCGTTCGGGATCAACGTCGTTACCGGAAACGTGGTGGACGCCGTCCGCGAGTTCGCGAACGATTACCGGATCGACCTGGTCGTGATCGGGTGCCGACCGCGCCGATCATTCCCCGGGTTCGGTCAGGGCCGAACTGGGCAGAAGATCCTCGCCTCGGTCAAGCGCAGCGTTCTTGCGGTGCAGACGAGAGACGCGACCGTCGCGAGCTAA
- the ftsX gene encoding permease-like cell division protein FtsX, whose amino-acid sequence MIGRARTYLLRHAQVAVATLGALARSPVASAMTVAVIGITLALPTGLYLVIHNLERVTRGVDPGGQVSLFLKHEVSDAVAERLVERVRKLRGVARVEYVSRAQALAEFKRLSGFGETLSALGGNPLPAVVVVHPFAGARPAEIEGLLAELGRLEPVESAQLDLEWVRRLHAMLAIAQRATGMLAGLLGLAVLLTVGNTIRLAILNRQEEIEVIKLVGGTNGFIRRPFLYAGALQGLLGALTAWAILNLGLLSLREPIRELSTLYGSEFALAGLDLAASATLLAVGCVLGWLGSRFAVGRHLRAIEPR is encoded by the coding sequence GTGATCGGACGGGCGCGAACGTATCTGCTGCGTCACGCGCAGGTGGCGGTTGCCACCCTCGGCGCGCTCGCGCGCTCGCCGGTCGCATCCGCCATGACCGTCGCCGTCATCGGCATCACACTCGCTCTTCCCACCGGCCTCTACCTCGTCATCCACAACCTCGAACGCGTGACTCGCGGCGTCGATCCCGGTGGGCAAGTCTCGCTGTTCCTGAAGCACGAGGTGAGCGACGCCGTCGCCGAACGCCTCGTCGAGCGCGTCAGGAAGCTGCGCGGAGTGGCGCGGGTCGAGTACGTCTCGCGCGCGCAGGCTCTCGCGGAATTCAAGCGGCTCTCCGGATTCGGGGAAACCCTCTCCGCGCTGGGCGGCAACCCGCTGCCCGCGGTCGTCGTCGTGCATCCCTTCGCCGGCGCACGGCCGGCCGAGATCGAAGGGCTCCTCGCCGAGCTCGGCCGGCTCGAGCCGGTCGAATCGGCCCAGCTGGATCTCGAATGGGTGCGCCGGCTGCACGCCATGCTTGCCATCGCGCAGCGTGCCACCGGCATGCTCGCCGGGCTCCTCGGTCTCGCGGTGCTGCTGACCGTCGGCAACACGATTCGCCTCGCCATCCTGAACCGGCAGGAGGAGATCGAGGTGATCAAGCTCGTGGGCGGCACCAACGGATTCATCCGGCGACCGTTCCTCTATGCCGGGGCCCTCCAGGGCCTGCTCGGCGCCCTGACCGCGTGGGCCATCCTCAACCTCGGTCTCCTGTCCCTCAGAGAACCCATTCGGGAGCTATCCACGCTCTACGGGAGCGAGTTCGCGCTGGCCGGGCTCGATCTCGCCGCCTCCGCAACCTTGCTGGCGGTCGGATGCGTGCTCGGTTGGCTGGGATCCCGGTTCGCCGTCGGTCGCCATCTGCGGGCCATAGAACCAAGGTAA
- a CDS encoding transketolase — protein MATARKASLPPHPTFCEGIQYFGAPWPEYERYARRPAISAGQGAVAEPTAPEAVYQTLLAADALRYLTLQVTGSKASGHPGGFASSAEAYAALVMLGHTNIITEVGHHAPGFYSAMFLDRSLEEMGIRTVRELRERFRERHGLLGHLSGAIPGILSPAGPLGQGQHFALAGAYLHRDTLFPFTLGDGGMGEPYVLSALQHFHTAYPEITNFLPVLVWNGYSQEHHAMVSTWSNERMIAYWKAHGFRNVYLVDARDFDDQDQPGAYVDSTRFTHARRLAFTRALLEAMAEAASRALGGELTAFVVKQLKGAGVHASGAKAHNLYPQHTLENDDVVEALKRRALPPEAWQIVRTNFERAGGGPAARTSVTERVLPLAPLGALPLVEHAVGDKQVPSTAMGTLVAAVGKADPRFVVTNADGNEASGMRNVSDALVIRHPTPDALYSQGPDGQVYEPLNEDACAGFAAALALFGGRSLWLSYESFAINGLPIWQTVTQAMAELRRRTPSAVAMFTAGALEQGRNGWTHQRPEVENHFAALMRNGNVYPLFPCDANMIQAAYEWALKACNKGIVITASKSPLPVRTSLAQGREAIERGALALHESPGTGRIVVLAAVGDMSLLPVYDAKERLERDGLRVRIVAIVNPRRLYRPGDVHWESCAEPDDTFMNDDDFNALFDGDALVAVSGGPGAVFEPVWLRSRAPRRDAFVWKRGETTASPAEIMAFNGLTGEAIARRARALAEG, from the coding sequence ATCGCCACTGCCCGCAAGGCTTCTCTACCGCCCCATCCGACCTTCTGCGAGGGAATTCAGTACTTCGGGGCCCCTTGGCCCGAATACGAGCGCTACGCGCGACGTCCGGCGATTTCCGCAGGGCAGGGCGCCGTTGCCGAGCCGACCGCGCCGGAGGCCGTCTACCAGACTCTCCTCGCCGCCGACGCCCTTCGGTACCTGACCCTGCAGGTCACCGGCTCGAAAGCCTCGGGACACCCGGGCGGGTTTGCGAGCAGCGCCGAGGCGTACGCGGCGCTCGTCATGCTCGGGCACACGAACATCATCACGGAGGTCGGTCACCACGCGCCCGGTTTTTACAGCGCCATGTTCCTCGACCGCTCGCTCGAGGAGATGGGCATCCGGACGGTGCGCGAGCTTCGCGAGCGGTTCCGCGAGCGCCACGGGCTCCTCGGACACCTCTCCGGCGCCATCCCGGGCATCCTCTCCCCGGCCGGGCCGCTCGGACAGGGACAGCACTTCGCGCTGGCGGGCGCGTACCTGCACCGCGACACCCTCTTTCCCTTCACGCTCGGCGACGGCGGCATGGGCGAACCGTACGTGCTCTCGGCGCTGCAGCACTTTCATACGGCATACCCCGAGATCACGAACTTCCTCCCGGTGCTCGTGTGGAACGGCTACAGCCAGGAGCACCATGCCATGGTGTCGACCTGGTCGAACGAGCGCATGATCGCGTACTGGAAGGCGCACGGCTTCCGGAACGTCTACCTGGTTGACGCCAGGGACTTCGACGATCAGGACCAGCCGGGCGCCTACGTCGACAGCACGCGTTTCACTCACGCGCGGCGGCTGGCCTTCACCCGGGCGCTGCTCGAGGCCATGGCCGAGGCGGCAAGCCGCGCCTTGGGCGGCGAGCTGACGGCGTTCGTCGTCAAGCAGCTCAAGGGCGCAGGCGTGCACGCCTCCGGCGCCAAGGCGCACAATCTCTACCCGCAGCACACCCTCGAGAACGACGACGTCGTCGAGGCGCTCAAGCGCCGCGCCCTCCCCCCGGAAGCGTGGCAAATCGTACGAACGAACTTCGAGCGGGCGGGCGGGGGCCCGGCGGCGCGCACGTCGGTGACCGAGCGCGTGCTTCCGCTCGCGCCCCTCGGCGCCCTTCCGCTCGTCGAGCACGCCGTGGGCGACAAGCAGGTGCCTTCCACCGCCATGGGGACGCTCGTCGCAGCGGTCGGGAAGGCGGACCCGCGCTTCGTCGTCACCAATGCCGACGGCAACGAGGCCTCGGGCATGCGCAACGTGAGCGACGCCCTCGTGATCCGGCACCCGACCCCGGACGCGCTGTACAGCCAGGGGCCGGACGGGCAGGTGTACGAGCCGCTCAACGAGGACGCGTGCGCCGGCTTTGCGGCGGCGCTCGCGCTCTTCGGAGGTCGGTCTCTCTGGCTTTCCTACGAGAGCTTCGCGATCAACGGGCTGCCGATCTGGCAGACCGTGACGCAGGCGATGGCGGAGCTGCGACGCAGGACGCCTTCGGCCGTCGCGATGTTCACGGCCGGGGCGCTCGAGCAGGGTCGTAACGGCTGGACGCACCAGCGCCCGGAAGTGGAGAACCATTTCGCGGCCCTGATGCGAAACGGCAACGTCTATCCGCTCTTCCCCTGCGACGCCAACATGATCCAGGCGGCGTACGAATGGGCGCTGAAGGCCTGCAACAAGGGCATCGTCATCACGGCGTCGAAGAGCCCGCTGCCCGTGCGAACCAGCCTCGCGCAGGGCCGCGAGGCCATCGAACGCGGCGCGCTCGCGCTCCATGAAAGCCCCGGCACCGGCCGCATCGTGGTCCTGGCCGCAGTCGGGGACATGTCCCTGCTGCCCGTCTACGATGCCAAGGAACGGCTCGAGCGGGACGGACTACGGGTACGGATCGTCGCGATAGTCAACCCTCGGCGGCTCTACCGGCCGGGCGACGTGCACTGGGAATCATGCGCCGAGCCGGACGACACGTTCATGAACGACGACGATTTCAATGCGCTCTTCGACGGCGACGCGCTCGTCGCCGTGAGCGGCGGCCCGGGCGCCGTGTTCGAGCCGGTCTGGCTGCGATCGCGCGCGCCGCGGCGCGACGCTTTCGTCTGGAAACGGGGAGAGACCACGGCCTCGCCCGCCGAAATCATGGCATTCAACGGGCTGACCGGGGAGGCCATCGCGCGGCGCGCACGGGCGCTCGCCGAGGGTTGA
- a CDS encoding AAA family ATPase, with protein MNDQRDLEVILRSRFPIVVVETHEETRLLGLLERIARLDQSALFAWSVADGLRRRDKTLGGPVPMTNEPTAVLRHVAATPQNGIYVLLDFHPYLSDPVNVRLLKEIALGYEKTARTVVLVSHELSPPPELQRHVARFLLSIPDQAAIRAMISEEIQLWRATHGGGALKGDREAVELMVQHLSGMFAEDARRLIRQAIHDDHALDRADLDRIVRAKHELLGREGVLSFERDTSTFDEVAGLANLKRWLGQRRAAFVGDGKAVGLEAPKGVLLIGVQGCGKSLAAKAVAGSWGVPLLRLDFGALYDRWLGQTERNLRESLRVADAMAPCVLWTDELEKGIAADGPESDGGVSKRTLGALLTWMAERKARVFLVATANDIGALPPELVRKGRFDEIFFVDLPGADARAEILRIHLRRRAQDPGRFDLPELVAACDGFSGAEIEQAVVAALYEARAEDRALGTAHVLDEMRRTRPLSQVMGEKIEALRRWAAERTVRAD; from the coding sequence TTGAACGACCAGCGCGACCTCGAAGTCATCCTTCGCTCACGGTTCCCCATCGTGGTGGTGGAAACACACGAAGAGACGCGCCTTCTCGGACTGCTCGAGCGAATCGCGCGGCTCGATCAGTCCGCCCTCTTCGCCTGGTCCGTCGCCGACGGATTGCGGCGCCGCGACAAGACCCTGGGCGGCCCCGTTCCCATGACCAACGAGCCGACGGCCGTATTGCGGCACGTGGCCGCCACGCCGCAGAACGGCATCTACGTCCTGCTCGACTTCCATCCGTACCTCTCCGACCCGGTCAACGTTCGCCTGCTCAAGGAGATCGCGCTGGGCTACGAGAAGACGGCACGCACGGTGGTCCTCGTCAGTCACGAGCTCTCGCCGCCGCCCGAGCTGCAGCGGCACGTCGCGCGCTTCCTGCTTTCGATTCCCGATCAGGCGGCGATCCGCGCGATGATCAGCGAGGAGATCCAGCTGTGGCGCGCGACGCACGGGGGCGGCGCCCTGAAGGGCGACCGCGAGGCGGTCGAGCTCATGGTCCAGCATTTGAGCGGCATGTTCGCCGAGGACGCCCGGCGCCTGATCCGACAGGCGATCCACGACGATCACGCGCTCGACCGTGCGGATCTCGACCGGATCGTCCGGGCCAAACACGAGCTGCTGGGTCGCGAGGGCGTACTCAGCTTCGAGCGCGACACGTCGACGTTCGACGAGGTCGCCGGCCTGGCGAACCTGAAGCGCTGGCTGGGCCAGCGGCGGGCGGCGTTCGTCGGTGACGGCAAGGCGGTCGGTCTCGAGGCGCCGAAGGGCGTCCTTCTGATCGGCGTGCAGGGCTGCGGCAAGAGTCTCGCCGCCAAGGCCGTAGCCGGCAGCTGGGGTGTCCCCCTCCTGCGGCTCGATTTCGGCGCGCTTTACGATCGATGGCTCGGCCAGACCGAACGCAACCTGCGGGAGTCGCTGAGGGTCGCGGATGCCATGGCGCCATGCGTGCTCTGGACCGACGAGCTGGAGAAGGGCATCGCGGCAGACGGCCCGGAGAGCGACGGCGGCGTGTCGAAACGCACCCTCGGCGCCCTGCTCACGTGGATGGCCGAGCGCAAAGCGCGCGTCTTTCTCGTCGCGACAGCGAACGACATTGGCGCCCTTCCTCCGGAGCTGGTGCGCAAGGGCCGCTTCGACGAGATTTTCTTCGTGGACCTGCCGGGCGCCGACGCGCGCGCGGAGATCCTGCGCATCCACCTGCGGCGGCGGGCACAGGACCCCGGCCGGTTCGATCTGCCCGAACTGGTCGCGGCCTGTGACGGATTTTCGGGGGCCGAGATCGAGCAAGCCGTGGTCGCCGCCCTCTACGAGGCGCGTGCGGAAGACCGCGCGCTGGGCACGGCCCACGTCCTCGACGAGATGCGCCGCACGCGGCCACTCTCGCAGGTGATGGGCGAAAAGATCGAGGCGCTGCGGCGCTGGGCCGCCGAGCGCACCGTGCGCGCCGACTAG
- a CDS encoding YgiQ family radical SAM protein encodes MPTARDLFSYRKYWAKRFGPAPFLPMSRAEMDALGWDACDVILVTGDAYVDHPSFGMALVGRLLESQGFRVGILSQPDWHGAAPFRALGRPNLFFGITAGNMDSMVNRYTADRKIRSDDAYTPDGAAGKRPDRSVIVYVQRAREAYPEVPIVIGGIEASLRRIAHYDYWSDKVRRSVLVDAKADLLVYGNGERQIAEIAHRLAAGEPIGGIRDVRGTAFLCKGVPPGWTAIDSTEVDAPGPAQPPADPYAAEDALRAAAAAGPGEPKVVQFRRACPKTDPASTVVRLPAYEQVAVDRVLYAHASRVLHVESNPGNARSLVQRHGDRDVWLNPPPIPLGTREMDAIYELPYQRRPHPAYGKAKIPAYEMIRFSITIQRGCFGGCTFCSITEHEGRVIQSRSEDSVIREIETVRDTVPGFTGVISDLGGPTANMYRLHCRSKAIESACRKPSCVYPRICQNLSTNHAPLIRLYRRVRELPGIKKVLIASGVRYDLAVESPEYVKELVTHHVGGYLKIAPEHTEQGPLAKMMKPGIGSYDRFKALFETYSKAAGKEQYLIPYFIAAHPGTTDQDMLNLALWLKRNGFRADQVQAFLPSPMATATAMYYTGKNPLRKVTTSSEEVYVPKRMGQRRLHKAFLRYHDPNNWPMLREALRRMGRADLIGAGKQCLVPAWQPPGSGERPEGARAKAGAFRTQHTRPPRTPATPKGGTADRRGRGRRRAS; translated from the coding sequence ATGCCAACCGCGCGCGATCTCTTCTCCTATCGCAAGTACTGGGCCAAGCGCTTCGGTCCGGCGCCGTTCCTGCCGATGTCGCGCGCCGAGATGGATGCGCTCGGCTGGGATGCCTGTGACGTGATCCTCGTCACCGGCGATGCCTATGTCGATCACCCGAGCTTCGGCATGGCGCTTGTCGGGCGCTTGCTGGAGTCGCAGGGGTTCCGCGTCGGCATCCTCAGCCAGCCGGACTGGCACGGCGCTGCCCCGTTTCGCGCGCTCGGCCGCCCGAATCTCTTCTTCGGCATCACGGCCGGCAACATGGACTCGATGGTCAATCGCTACACGGCCGACCGGAAGATCCGCTCGGACGACGCCTACACGCCCGACGGCGCGGCCGGCAAGCGGCCGGATCGCTCGGTCATCGTCTACGTGCAACGGGCGCGGGAGGCGTACCCGGAGGTCCCCATCGTGATCGGCGGTATCGAGGCGTCGCTTCGGCGTATCGCGCATTACGATTACTGGTCGGACAAGGTCCGCCGGTCGGTGCTCGTCGACGCCAAGGCGGATCTCCTGGTCTACGGCAACGGCGAGCGCCAGATCGCCGAGATTGCGCATCGGCTTGCGGCCGGCGAGCCGATCGGCGGGATAAGGGACGTGCGCGGCACCGCCTTCCTCTGCAAGGGTGTGCCCCCGGGCTGGACGGCGATCGATTCCACGGAAGTCGACGCGCCCGGTCCGGCCCAGCCGCCGGCCGATCCGTACGCAGCCGAAGACGCCTTGCGCGCAGCCGCCGCGGCCGGGCCCGGCGAGCCGAAGGTCGTGCAGTTCCGCCGCGCCTGCCCCAAGACCGACCCGGCGAGCACGGTGGTTCGGCTGCCGGCTTACGAGCAGGTGGCGGTCGATCGGGTGCTCTATGCACACGCCTCGCGCGTCCTGCACGTCGAGTCCAACCCGGGCAACGCGCGCTCGCTGGTGCAACGCCACGGCGATCGCGATGTCTGGCTCAACCCGCCGCCGATTCCCCTTGGCACCAGGGAGATGGACGCGATCTACGAGCTGCCCTATCAGCGGCGGCCGCATCCCGCCTACGGCAAGGCCAAGATCCCCGCGTACGAGATGATCCGCTTCTCGATCACGATTCAGCGAGGCTGCTTCGGCGGCTGCACCTTCTGTTCGATCACCGAGCACGAGGGCCGCGTGATCCAGAGCCGCTCGGAGGATTCGGTCATCCGTGAGATCGAGACCGTACGCGATACCGTGCCCGGTTTCACCGGCGTGATCTCCGACCTCGGCGGCCCGACGGCCAACATGTACCGGCTGCACTGCAGGAGCAAGGCGATCGAGTCGGCGTGCCGCAAGCCTTCGTGCGTGTATCCGCGCATCTGCCAGAATTTGAGCACCAACCATGCGCCGCTCATCCGGCTCTACCGGCGGGTGCGCGAGCTCCCGGGGATCAAGAAGGTGCTGATCGCCTCCGGCGTGCGTTACGACCTGGCGGTCGAGTCGCCCGAGTACGTGAAAGAGCTGGTGACGCACCATGTGGGCGGCTACCTCAAGATCGCGCCCGAGCACACCGAGCAGGGCCCCCTCGCGAAGATGATGAAGCCCGGAATCGGGAGCTACGACCGCTTCAAGGCGCTCTTCGAGACGTACTCGAAGGCGGCGGGCAAGGAGCAGTACCTCATTCCGTATTTCATCGCGGCACATCCGGGTACCACCGATCAGGACATGCTGAATCTCGCGCTGTGGTTGAAGCGGAACGGCTTTCGCGCGGACCAGGTGCAGGCCTTCCTGCCCTCGCCAATGGCCACGGCGACCGCGATGTACTACACGGGCAAGAATCCGCTGCGCAAGGTGACGACCTCATCCGAAGAGGTTTACGTCCCGAAGCGCATGGGCCAGCGCCGGCTGCACAAGGCGTTCCTGCGCTATCACGATCCGAACAACTGGCCGATGTTGCGGGAGGCGCTCCGCCGCATGGGACGGGCGGATCTCATCGGCGCCGGTAAGCAGTGCCTCGTGCCCGCCTGGCAGCCGCCCGGCAGCGGCGAGCGGCCCGAAGGCGCGCGGGCCAAGGCCGGGGCTTTCCGCACACAGCACACCCGACCGCCCCGTACGCCGGCTACGCCCAAGGGCGGAACGGCGGATCGCCGTGGCCGCGGCCGGCGCCGCGCGAGCTAG
- the rpoH gene encoding RNA polymerase sigma factor RpoH: MTQTLPVAIHLSPERGLAAYVRAVNALPVLSAEQEIKLARRYRRDNDLDAARELVLANLRYVVRIAKGFGGYGLPQADLIQEGNIGLMKAVKHFDPVRKVRLMSFAVHWIRAEIYDYILRNWRIVKIATTKAQRKLFFNLRKSRARLGWMNRGEVDSLAEDLAVAPATVQEMESRMAGADVPFDGDPDQDDDAFTPAPAGYLQDMRYNPEVLVARVDDESAREEQLKAALASLDTRSRDIIRRRWLEEHKPTLHELAREYGISAERVRQIEAKALTTMKDTLAA, encoded by the coding sequence ATGACTCAAACGCTGCCTGTCGCGATCCATCTCAGCCCCGAACGCGGGCTGGCTGCGTACGTACGCGCGGTCAATGCGCTGCCGGTGCTGAGCGCCGAGCAGGAGATCAAGCTCGCCCGGCGCTACCGCCGGGACAACGACCTGGATGCGGCGCGCGAGCTCGTCCTCGCCAACCTGCGCTACGTCGTGCGGATCGCCAAAGGTTTCGGCGGTTACGGACTGCCGCAGGCCGATCTGATCCAGGAAGGCAATATCGGGCTGATGAAGGCGGTGAAGCATTTCGATCCGGTGCGAAAAGTGCGGCTGATGTCCTTCGCGGTTCACTGGATCCGGGCGGAGATCTACGACTACATCCTGCGCAACTGGCGGATCGTGAAGATCGCCACCACCAAGGCGCAGCGCAAACTGTTCTTCAACCTGCGCAAGTCGCGCGCCCGCCTGGGGTGGATGAACCGCGGGGAGGTCGATTCGCTGGCGGAGGACCTCGCGGTCGCACCGGCCACCGTACAGGAGATGGAGTCGCGCATGGCCGGTGCCGACGTCCCGTTCGATGGCGACCCCGATCAGGACGACGATGCGTTTACGCCGGCACCCGCCGGTTATCTGCAGGACATGCGCTACAACCCCGAGGTGTTGGTCGCCAGGGTGGATGACGAATCCGCACGGGAGGAACAGCTGAAGGCGGCCCTTGCGTCGCTGGACACGCGGAGCCGGGACATCATCCGGCGCCGGTGGCTCGAAGAGCACAAGCCGACGCTGCACGAGCTGGCCCGGGAGTACGGTATCTCGGCCGAGCGCGTGCGCCAGATCGAGGCCAAGGCGCTCACGACCATGAAAGACACGCTGGCTGCCTGA
- a CDS encoding IclR family transcriptional regulator yields the protein MKIQKAAKSYASIQVIDRLVSLLDAIARYREPASLKLLSAETGLHTSTAFRILASLESHGLVERDRVGRYRLGSKLLHLGGRTHRELDLREEARPVLEWLRGELDETVNLTVPEGDEAVYVERATTRKVMRVEHVIGSRAPLHVTAVGKLFLAERGARGCAEYAARSGLRALTPNTITDAARLESEVAAAARQGYALDTEEAEQGVGCIAVPVRDASGSVVAALSVSAPLERRRLEWVSVLQQGAARLSERLGYDSTAPERQRAN from the coding sequence ATGAAAATACAGAAAGCGGCCAAGTCTTACGCGTCTATCCAGGTCATAGATCGCCTGGTCAGTCTGCTCGATGCGATTGCACGCTATCGGGAGCCCGCCAGCCTCAAGTTGCTCTCCGCCGAAACGGGCCTGCATACCTCGACCGCGTTCCGCATACTGGCCTCGCTGGAGAGCCACGGACTGGTCGAGCGGGATCGGGTGGGGCGCTACCGTCTGGGGTCGAAGCTGCTGCATCTGGGCGGCCGCACCCATCGGGAGCTCGACCTGCGCGAAGAAGCGCGGCCGGTCCTCGAGTGGCTCCGGGGCGAACTGGACGAGACGGTCAACCTGACCGTGCCGGAGGGGGACGAGGCCGTCTACGTCGAGCGCGCCACGACCCGGAAGGTTATGCGCGTAGAGCACGTGATCGGCAGCCGCGCGCCGCTGCACGTCACCGCGGTAGGCAAGCTGTTCCTTGCGGAGCGCGGGGCCAGGGGATGCGCCGAGTACGCGGCGCGAAGCGGTCTCAGGGCGCTGACGCCGAATACCATCACCGACGCGGCGCGTCTCGAGAGCGAGGTTGCGGCGGCGGCCCGCCAGGGGTACGCGCTCGACACTGAAGAGGCCGAGCAAGGCGTGGGGTGTATCGCGGTGCCCGTCCGCGACGCAAGCGGGAGCGTGGTCGCTGCCTTGTCCGTCTCTGCACCGCTCGAACGCCGACGGCTGGAGTGGGTATCGGTCCTGCAGCAGGGAGCGGCCCGGTTGTCCGAGCGACTGGGTTACGACAGCACCGCACCCGAGCGGCAGCGGGCCAATTGA
- a CDS encoding metallophosphoesterase family protein, with protein MKIAVLSDIHSNLEALEACCRLARQQGVERFACLGDFVGYGADPVATLDLVLSLPGLIAVLGNHDESIIVFGKEAVPNPFVRHTREWARRRLRPEHLEYLRSLPYVHAEKDVTYVHASARHPHDWEYLRNVRQAEACLRAARTSLVFIGHGHVPTIFCRGAGGVTTEMDAAEGAPLVLAPGNAYVVNVGSVGQPRDGNSAACFAMHDDNARTVTFHRVAYDHAAAAAKIRAAGFDPFFADRLSRGH; from the coding sequence ATGAAAATCGCCGTCCTTTCGGACATCCACAGCAACCTCGAGGCGCTGGAAGCGTGCTGCCGGTTGGCCCGGCAACAGGGAGTGGAGCGCTTCGCGTGCCTCGGCGATTTCGTGGGCTACGGCGCCGATCCGGTCGCGACCCTCGACCTGGTCTTGTCGCTTCCCGGTCTGATCGCGGTTCTCGGCAATCACGATGAGAGCATCATCGTCTTCGGCAAGGAGGCGGTTCCGAACCCCTTCGTTCGACACACGCGGGAGTGGGCGCGCCGGCGGCTGCGCCCGGAGCACCTGGAGTATTTGCGCTCGCTGCCCTACGTGCACGCGGAAAAGGACGTCACGTACGTTCACGCATCGGCCCGGCATCCGCACGACTGGGAGTATCTGCGCAACGTCCGGCAGGCGGAAGCCTGTCTTCGAGCAGCGCGTACGTCCCTCGTGTTCATCGGGCACGGACATGTACCGACGATTTTCTGTCGCGGTGCCGGCGGGGTCACGACGGAGATGGACGCGGCCGAGGGCGCGCCGCTTGTCCTGGCACCGGGAAACGCGTACGTCGTGAACGTGGGTTCGGTGGGGCAGCCGCGCGATGGAAACAGCGCCGCTTGCTTCGCGATGCATGACGATAATGCCCGCACGGTCACCTTTCATCGCGTGGCGTACGATCACGCGGCGGCTGCTGCAAAGATCCGGGCGGCGGGCTTCGATCCTTTCTTTGCGGACCGCTTGTCCCGCGGTCATTAG